The genome window CATGACTTAGTTTATCTAATTTTACCCTCAATACATAATTAGGCTTATATAGATAATTTGTTACTGCGTTTTACAAGACCATTGAATATTGGAATTTCACATTTCATGTTGGAATGCTTTTATCCACCCTCGACTTAAATGTCACACATTTACACTACTAATTTGCTGAAATAACTTCTAATCTACCCTCTCGACGATTTAAACACATATTAAAAGCCCCTGAGCTCATATTAAAAGTACAGCCTCTTTCTAGTGTCCCAttatatacagaaatatctcgTTTACGGAGAGCCTGCGACTCAAACGGAGAGCCTGCGACTCAAACGCAACAAATTAAGCTCACGCTGATTGGTGGGGCCAGTTAGATCATCGATCTTTTACCATTCCAATATCTTCTCGAGACAACAAATTCTGCCGTTGTCTATTAACCGATGGATGGGAGAGAAAATAATGACTGGCGTTAACGGATCCCGGGGACCGCTTAGCTGACATATCCTCTCGCGCGCCCATCACAAGACGACGCCCAGCAATTCTGTGTTTTGACACAGAACACTTCAGTCAAATTACTGCTCTCGTTAGGAGCAATATGCAATGACAATGCCCTGTACCTTAGGtctattttatattatatttttctaTGGCATTTGTCTATAATAGTCCTACAAGTAAATGCATTGCTAGGAAGTTACGTAGGCCTACTTATATTATTTTAGGCCTAACAATGTGCAATTAATTGGTTTTATATCAATAGAATATGAATAACCTTTTGGAATATacttgttttgatttgatttagattacGATTCTACATGTAGGCCTTCCCTTGATGCccaggctgcaatgaaaacttaGTATGCCTATTCCGTGAGCTGTAGAATAAAACATTCGATTGATTTTGTTGTTTGAAATGCTGTTTATTGCAAATTTGAAGTCCAGAACAATCCAACAATATATTCAGCAAAAATTACCAGAGAGTGAATTCGCTCTCTTGAGCCTTTTTGCAGAAATTTCTCTAAAACATGACAGGGTTATTTCGATGAAATACTATGCCAGTAACAGTGCAAAGCGATACATGGAAACAAAGAAATAATAGCAATTTCCTCAAACTATTTTAGAATGAGTATAATAAATATAAGGCTTATAGTATCAGAATCAGTCGTTATAAATGCATTTATCCAAGCATTCRGTCTTATGAACATTGGCTACGGGTAAAATAGAATGGGGTAGAATTGGAGgtgggcagggggagagaggtggtggCTAGTGTTCAGTCGAGGGTATATGGGTGAGATGGGCAGCTCGAACGAACTCGGCCTAATTTGCCTGGTGTGATTGTCCAGTggcttgtctttctctcttcccccgtcAAGCCAAAGCGAGCTAATCCGTTCCCCTGGCGCCTTGTTACGGCTTGGCAGAAACGATCCCTCCCGGTCTCCGCGCGCGGCCGGTATTATCATTAATTCAACACTCAAAATTCATCTGCCACGTACATATACATCACTTACTAATTTTACCAGCATCTGCACATTTCCGCCCCAGACCTTCAAAAAAGGGACACTcgggcagggagagggagccaTAATGAGACGGTGCAGTCTGTTAACAAATTCCCTTGTTAAAAAAAGAAGATGGAAAACATCATTCTAGTGTAACTAGCCTACCCATATATGTAGGTCAATTTGGACATGTGAAGAGACTACAAATAATGATAAACCGTTAACACCATCCATCACGGAGATAAACGTTTGTCTGTAATTCCCAGTCCACCCGCGCGCTCTCTTTCCTCGCACCAAATTAATCTTAGATAAATCAAATGTGYTTTTTGTCCGATCTCGGAATATTTCATGGTCTGCATGGGGTTTTGtaactgaaatgtattttttcagtGGATAGCGTGATGTGTGAGATCATCGTGTTGGTGCTTGAAAACATGTAGCTTAAAAACTGGGTAGGCTATTTTTTGCACTCCgagctcactcctctctcctttttgTTATGTAGCAGGTGTATGTAACAGCACGCGCTGCAGTACCTGTCGTTTATGCTGCTGCAGATATGGAGTCTGCTCCACACGAGCGTTCTATTCATGCTGTTTGAGTCTTGTTCATGTGTTTTCTTTAAGTTTGATAAAAGCTCATCATGGTAAAAGCGTATGGCCCTCTTCTGCGCTTCATTGACTCAGTCCAATGAACACATGTAGATGTGCTCTCTTCGTTTTATCTGGTCAATGgcacctcctctctctggtccaaAGTCACCGGCGAGGACTTGCTCAGCACCGACGGTGTAAACGTCAGAAACGCGTCAGTCCTGGTCGTTGGGGAGCACGGGAAGTCTGACCCGGTGGGCCTCTGTGGAAAGCCGTTTGTTTGAGCGGAGTGACAGGCGAGGCAGGAACAGGGACTCCCCCCGGGACCGAGGCTGTGGGCTGGGCTGGGGTACAGGGATGGGTGCCTGAACGCACACAGCAGCTCCGGCCTCTGGTAGGGATGAGACAACATCCGGAAACTGTCGAGGGACCTGAGTGGGTTGGAGAATGGGGTGGCGGAGGAGGCCGAGCCGGCTCCGACCCCAAGGTGGGAGTAATACGGTAATGGCAGGTGGGACGGGAAGGAGTARCCGAGATTCCCAGTGGCGGCCGCGTGGTTCATCATGTAGGTGTAGAAGGCGGGGTCGGCAGGGTGAGGCCACGTCATGGCCAGACGCTGCCGCTTGTCCTTCATTCGGCGGTTCTGGAACCACACCTATGgaacacaaacatacagacagGCGAGGTAAAATATGAACCTTCATACGTATGTGATGAGACAGATAACAGATTTACAGCTGTTTTTGTACGTTTACCCACGGTTCCAAATGGCCTTACAGTTAGAGAGCAGTGGGCAGAcctacacggagtgtacaaaacattaggaacacctgctctttccatgacatcgactgaccaggtgaatccaggtgaaaaatccgcttcagtcagtgtagatgaaggggaggagacatgataaagaaggatttttaagccttgagacaattgagccatggattgtgtatgtgtgacattgagggcgaatgggcaagacaaaatatttaagtgcctttgaacggggtatggtagtaggtggcaggcAGGTGCacgggtttgagtgtgtcaagaactgcaacgctgcagggtttttcactctcaacagtttcctgtgtgtatcaagaatggccgaccacccaaaggacatccagccaacttgaaacaactgtgggaagcattggagtcaacataggacagcattcctgtggaatgcattccacgccttgtagagtccatgccccgacgaattgaggctgttctgaatgcaaaagggggtgcaactcaatattagaaaggtgttcctaatgttttgtaagcTCAGTGTATATATCCgcttcatatatatatactataggcCTATGCAAATTCCACCTCATTAATGGATACATAAGCTCGCCCCTTAAATGTTTTCTGTTTAATCATTAACACAATGAATTAACGTTTAATTTAGTTAAATATTGCCCGTGAAATTGCATTTACTGTATTGTTTTGAGAACCCACATAAATATAGGCTGAGTAGCCTAGGCCTCGATTTGTCTGACATGATTTCAAGTGAACTCATATTTTCTTTTTAGATTTGCAACTAAGATATGTCCTTTCTATGCCAAATATGTTATATTGGCAATAGACTCATATGTTGTAGAGAAACGTTATGATGTTGAAATAGGCTTCTGTTAAAGCCGAAGAGCCTTATCTTACCTTGATTGTGGTCTCTGGTAAATTTAGTGAAGCCGCCAGTTCACATCTCCTCGGCCTGGACACGTAATTCTCCCGATAGAATTCCTTCTCCAACCGGCCGATTTGCTCCCGAGTGAATGCTGTCCGGTACCGTCGCATCGCGTCGG of Salvelinus sp. IW2-2015 unplaced genomic scaffold, ASM291031v2 Un_scaffold1703, whole genome shotgun sequence contains these proteins:
- the LOC112071724 gene encoding homeobox protein XHOX-3-like translates to MENRKEMVMLAEGGQLGTVVGKTGSNFSEAVGSPAQEPQGKTVHRNCLSPGSSPYSRDRADEEVEGAQGRVCADVRPVGMSSSTERHRIDRTNKETSSSDTESDFYEEIDVSCTSESMDYPNGKGRNGDSPCHPVDSGMDLGKMGSGQGSLSYGADAMRRYRTAFTREQIGRLEKEFYRENYVSRPRRCELAASLNLPETTIKVWFQNRRMKDKRQRLAMTWPHPADPAFYTYMMNHAAATGNLGYSFPSHLPLPYYSHLGVGAGSASSATPFSNPLRSLDSFRMLSHPYQRPELLCAFRHPSLYPSPAHSLGPGGSPCSCLACHSAQTNGFPQRPTGSDFPCSPTTRTDAFLTFTPSVLSKSSPVTLDQREEVPLTR